In Vicia villosa cultivar HV-30 ecotype Madison, WI unplaced genomic scaffold, Vvil1.0 ctg.001650F_1_1, whole genome shotgun sequence, the genomic window CCTTAAATTTGCTTTACCTTGTAGAGAAATTAAAGACAACTTTAATATCGACAGCTTTATTtaggccaaagaattcaaacaaTTAATGAGATAATAAACTTGTATATTCttgaatttgttttatattattgaaaaaataatgACAACTTAAATTTGAACACTTTTCTAAATTTCTAATcttctacaacatcaagggaacaactagctttcttcatgcagctttatcaacggcatacagtggaaaaacttgcaacttggcaatgtcttCTTCGTTGCCgttaattctgcattcatggtggcctctcccttcaacgcttccaagcaaccctgctgaaccagtagggttttcatcttcaagcgccacagtttgaaatcattcactccggtgaacttttcagtctcatactttgttgaaggcatcttctccacgctcaccgcaccaatttgttgtgaaaaacgatgttgtagagttagatccaaggtggagatttgtgggatattggatcgaactctagtatggtcgaagggtagcttcttggttcgacaggattaagagGAAGTTGCCACGTCCTCTTCCTCCATAATTTCCTTTGCCTCTGCCTCTATAATTTCATCTTCCTCTGTTGAAACTATTTTGACCTCTTTCTTCTACAATATAACTTGACTCATAAGTGTTGTTGAAATTTACTTGACTCTTTAGAGCTTCTTCTTTTACCACTTTTTCGGTCTTTTCTAATATTCTGTTGACATGACTTTCAATGCTTCCCTGTAATTCTGCTATAGACAGAGTATCTGTATCGTGGGACTCAATTATTGTAGTCACCACATGGTCAAACTTCATCGACATCGTACGTAGAATTTTTTCTACCACTTTGCTATCCGGAATATCTTCTCCATATAATCGCATCTTGTTGACGAGATTTATGACACGAGAAAAATATTGTTCTACTGTTTCTGAATTAGACATTTCGTACCTTTCGTATTCTCTATGCAGCGATTGTAATTTGGACTTCCGAGCTTTCTCTACTCCTTTATGTGACAGCTTCCATATGTCCCACGCTTCTTTAGCAGTTTTGGCATTTGTTTTTTTGCCAAATATTGAGTAATCAATTCCTTGATGAATTTGTAAAAGTGCCAACTGGTCCTTTGTACGAGCAACTTCATCAGCTCCTTCTTGTAAACCAGGAGCTACAAAGCTCCAAACATTGTGAGCTTTTAAATGTGTTGTCATCAGCAGTTCCCAGTAACTGAAATCTAACTCTGCGGTTAATTTTGGACCAGACCAGACAAAATTGTAAtttgccatatctctcaaaaataCTCAATAATTTTTGACACAATGAGAACTATTTTGTTCCTCACACACTTAAAATCATTTTTGACACTCACACTAGCAGGAcctaacctgctctgataccaatttgatATCAAATGGgactaaaatataaatatataaactaaaatactaaGAGAGGAAGAATTTTTCTTAACACTCTTTTTTCTTATAATTTGATAAATGATACAATTACATAAAACATCCCTTTTTATAGGCTTTGATACACATATACTTActaattaaataacttaatacAAAAGCATTTTAGGCGGTGGAAATTAGGCGGTGGTGGTTACTTAATCCACTTGATTTCTTTCTTGTAAGTTTTGTTTTACTTAATGAGTAAGCTAGCTTCCAAACTCTTCTAgcagtaattaattaattgaccAACTTTTCTCAAAGCTTCTACACCATACTTTATTTAGTTCCAACACATTACAACTGCAGTAGCTTCAAgtccaataaaaataataaccatGGAACTTTAAATTTCTAAAAAAGTTGACACTCACTAACACATTTTAACAGAACAAATATTACACAATAGGAGATATTTATGATATTTACATGCATTCTACTATTTAAACTTTTAGAATTAGCTGTGTGTGTTAGAGCATCGAGTTAGGCCAAAGCATTCAAGCAAATGGTGTGACAATAAAGTTATGCGTCCTTGAATTTGCTTCACCCTATAGAGATAATATGGACAACTTTAATATCAACAAATAATCTATAATGTTTAATTAATTGGAATGAGAGATTAATTTATTCTTATAAACAGCTTGATGATGATCTACAATATACTAGTACAAGTCAAACTATATCACATGatttcaataataaatttttcttaTTACCgatttatatttttgaaatatattcTTTGAACCAcgtttcatttcatttttgtatTTCATCAACATTATCTTTGGCTTTATCTTAAGAGTAACAACAATTGTTTGTTATtgacatatttattattttaatcaattagcaAATATTAATTTTACATAGTAGATCAAagcaacaataatttttttttaaaaaaagttatgtGTAAATATCGTTATGTGTAAATAAAGATAAACAAAATTTTATCTTTTTTACATCAGGCATTTATTTTCACTAATGTGAAAAATAACGCGGTGGCTGTTccgtaaataatataaaattttgttaTAAAGGATTTCACATCGGGTCTAGATTTGCACCCGATGTGAAAAGTCCACTCGTGTGAAAAATAAGATGGTGGTAGCTTCGTAAAAAAGataaaattttgttaaaaaagaTTTTACATCGGGCCTGAATTTGCACCCGATGTAAAATGTGGGCCTTTACATAAGGACATGTTGTAACCGATGTGAAAAGTCTCGTAGGGTCTTTTCATTTTTCACTAAATATCCCTCGTAGTAAGCACTCCAtctcacggttttaagaaacaaggatagtggctcaaagtttatttttgtacccatccccctcttcgtgatgtcctccggtcctatgctcagttagctatgtgTTTACGCTccaaaaagactttgggaatattgatatttttgatggtttaaaaaccagaagtttattttgcaaagacagtcatcctcctttcttgtaatattttctcTTGTGAGGGTATGTAATGACCTTTTTTCGACTTAGTTAtgcctaacttttgcctgaactgttcgttttaaaactacagtcagcgggatgccccaatcttgcctaagtctccttaataggttttgacttagcaggcccttgcattgctttctttttctttgcggacattgactgccggacttaatggtgacggggaaccatcggtgattatgttcaaaggaacaacttggaataattaagttaactgagcaactaccctaccacaggttatgtattaagggttttattttatgtgaaggaaaactcctacttctttaggctcaaaggggttgacaagggattaacatccttatatctccgttatttaggaattgaaacaatgcctgtacatcgtcaacatggtctgttcgaaagcgtagtgtatgaaattgtggtatcgttttcgtcattctccctctaaaggtgtaaaaCTTTTAactagagttgaatatcacaaataagaAGACCGAGTAAAAAcgcagttttaaatatagtgggaacactaggaataaatcaagacaaacgtaaacaatgcattaatgattattgtaaagtacacagcatatgtcataaga contains:
- the LOC131636157 gene encoding uncharacterized protein LOC131636157, producing MANYNFVWSGPKLTAELDFSYWELLMTTHLKAHNVWSFVAPGLQEGADEVARTKDQLALLQIHQGIDYSIFGKKTNAKTAKEAWDIWKLSHKGVEKARKSKLQSLHREYERYEMSNSETVEQYFSRVINLVNKMRLYGEDIPDSKVVEKILRTMSMKFDHVVTTIIESHDTDTLSIAELQGSIESHVNRILEKTEKVVKEEALKSQVNFNNTYESSYIVEERGQNSFNRGR